The genomic window GAACTACTTATAAATTGTTTATACACATACTTTAGCCTATGAGTCTATTATTTAGATTACAATTGTGCCACACACCTAGCTTTTGTACCGATGAACAATTCTCACTGCCTAATTTTGCAATGCAAATTAAAATTCATAATCTTAAATACTTTATATGTTGGAATACGGTTCAATAATTTAGTGAACAGTCCTAAGTTTAACAACAAGCTAAGTAAGCATAACAATTTACCAGAGATTCCTTTCCATTTTATGACCTCATTGTTTTATCCATGCCTTAGTCCATCTTACTGATTTCATGAAGTAGCTGTCAGCCATAATATGTAGGCCTTCGGAATATCTGTCACGAGAAATGCAAAACTGTTATGGTATGTACATGTCTTCACTAGGCACTTGCATGTATGTAAATAGCTACAGGTAATAGATGAAAACACCTGTTAAGTTTTCCTATTGgaaaatataaaatatttaaaaaatgttcaaagagAGACAATTGTTTGAATTTTTACAATCAAAAACGAATTTTATTTGTAACAGAGTCATATTCCGAAGAGATGTTTCATGCTGATTCACATGGGTCATAGGGAAGAACAAATATTGATGATGATAGTATTACCAGGTCGTACTTAATACGCATATCAATTGCTAGCAAACTAAATTTTCACAATCATGTGAAAAAAGTAGGCAATGTAAACTTTCAGTAAGAGATACAATAGTGTGGAATCAGCAAAGTTTATGTAACCATTCAAAATGTCAATTAGAAagtatatttattttatttatccaTGGTAATCATCAAATGTAAATTTAATATTTTTTTTGTTGGTAAAAGGTTAAATGGTTTTAAATTACAAGAAGATCAACAGATTATTTCGTGCACTCAACTTCTCCAATATTGGTCCATTATCTTTCTTCCCTTTGCTCTGTTTAGTCCCTTCATGAAAACCACAGTTAGTAGGAAAAAAATAATTAGTAAACAGAAAAAGCTTATCTCGAGAGATAATTTATGCATGTCAAAATGCAGTACTTTAAGAAAAACTTGCAATTGATATAATAGACTGAGTTATGTACAATAGCAACACCAATTTTTTTTAACTGACCAAAACTGGGTGATTGTCTCTCAATGCAATATTTAAGAGTGTTCTTTTAATTACAAAGCAGAACTACCATCACATGTAAACCCTAAACCCTCGCGCAAAAATCATCATGATTCATAGTTAAGTTCAGTATTGTTCAGACTACCACAGATCTTCCAAACAAAACAACAAAAGATTCAACTGGTCAATTTTTTTAGTGAGCAAGGCATAGTTTGGCAGTATAATTTTAGTAAGAACTGAACTACTGTGAAACCACTATTTTTTGATTTGTGGGCAACAAATACTCTGGATGCTaaaaacatacattttctgagtACTGTCAAGTCCACCGAAATGTTTTGCTGGTATTGTTTTCCTACAGTTTTTTTCAGCTAACTACTTCATGGCCAAATAAATTAGCATCTGCTAACTTAGCTTTGCCTAAGCAACATGTTGGAAGGATTAATCAGTGTGTGCTAACGGATTCCGACTTAGTCAAAAAAACCAAAATACTTCACTCCCAAACGCACCCTAACTGGACTTCAACACACATAGCAGTAAATGTACTCCATCATCGTTACACCCTCACATAGCATAGACAAATAATGAAATGGTTATTGATAGTTAACCAGACACGCGACTGTATGAAATCAATGTGAACCGGTCATTTAAGTCGATATTTCGTTCTCACGTACCTTCTCCCATGCCTTTTAACATATTGGTGCTGTAGGAGTTGTAATTGTCGTCCCCCGGCTCCATCTCTCTGCTCTCAGTGCTCGTTCTCAACACCGCATGACACACATCTCGGCTCACACACAGAAATTTTTTGATTAGTTTTATTGATAGGCAGATGATCAATAGATATTTAAATTGTGAGATTTTAAAATAGCATTGTTATACATAGATTTCTCGAATTTAAACGGTCAACATGGCTATTGTAGATACGGAGGAAGCTAGCATATGTACGATTGGGGCACAACAAATAAGCTTGATTAACAAATTTAATTAAATCATTTAAAAcacatattttctttttgtgttttttggAAATGTAATTTTTGGATATGAAATTTTACCATTATACATATACAACCAGATTGTACAACCAAATAGTATGCATGTATTTTTTGGAAACAGTTTAACTTGAATAGCAAAGTAATTAAAGCAAATTATATTTTTCAAAAGGGCGCAAAATCTGACTTATGCAAACTGCCAACATTAACAGAAATGTAACACAATAAGAAAGAAACAATTATGTATCATGCTCATATTATTGTTGCATGAGGTTGACACATCTTGAAACAAAAATATAATAATCATGTATCATGACCACAAATATAAATTATATCCTCTTCTTGCCTCACAGAATAAGACTAGACTGAGAACCTAACTACTGAACCATTTAACCAAACGTTGAAGAAAGAAGTTTGCTAATTTTGTTAATTACAAGTCAGATCAAAATATAATGTTTAATCCAACTGAAAAATCTTGTGGAAGATCTGACCAAGTATTTTGTAGACAACTGCATGTACAAATACTATATCACATAATAATAGGTAGCTTTGACTACTTTTACAAATACTGAATTATGATAGGGTGAACATGATGCAGACGTACCATATAATATTCAAACAATAAGCAGATATGTCTGCATGAGATATTTGATGTATGGAGCATGAGATATTTGATGCATGGGGGGTGGGGTGGTTAAGGAGGAGCTTACTCATGATGAGCAGCCAGTCATGCAAGTAATAACTGGATTTGTGGCCGTCGTCCGTGCATTGCCGAGACAGAGCTTGGGGTAGGCTGTCTCCATcacaaatctccatcaacatggggTGGGCGGTTGCAAAGAAATCATGAAATCCACGTGGTCGATAGACGGTGGAGGCTACGGCGTTAAAACATGATTGCGGCGTCAAATGGAAAGGGTCGGGCACCCGCCTAACTTACTTGAGCACGTGCTTGGTTCAGTTCATGGCGACGGCAAGGCGGAGCGGACAGGAGATGAGAGATATGTGGCGTCGGATGACGATGGAACAAGGGGACTGGCGCTCGCTCTGCTCGCTACAGATAGCAGTAATCCAGTCCATCATcattacacacacacacaaaaatggtGTAAACCGAAATGGCCATGGGGGGAGCTGCTTACCGAGGAGATGGTCACGTTGACCTTGCTTGTCAACTCCATCAATGCCGGATCCGCGCTACTCTCCTGGCGCATCAGGTCGTCCGTCGAGGAGGAATAACACCCATCGCCCGCTAGATCTATGGTGCGACCGTTGTCGCATGGATTCGAGCGATTCAGTGAGAGCCGAAGTCATCGGTTTTGCCGCCGTGGGAGCGAGAGAAGATAGTACACTGGGTTAGGGGAAGGAGAGTGGAGAGGATGCCACCGCCGTCGGGTCAAGGGCGGCGGGAGTGGAGTGAGGTAGGGGAAGGAGAGTGGTTAGGTGTTTGTGTGACAGATCCGCCGGCGGTCGGAGTTGTGCGGCAGCCGGCTGGCCGATGCAAACGGCGTTGCTGTGGGGGAGGGGAGAAGTCGAGGAAAGTAGTTGCAATCAATCTCAACGCGCATGGGACAGATccgacgggacggcggcggcgcatGGGACAGATCAATTGCTCGGCGGGCTTAGTCTCCCGGCTGGCCGTCGGAGTTGCGCAGCGGCTAGCGGTCGGAGTTGCGCAGCTGGTGGATGTAGTCGACATTGTTGCGGGGGGTGGGAGGAGTCGAGGCTTGGGATGTGGTGGGGGAGGGGAGAAGTGGAAAGGAAAGTAGGTGTGGAAGTGAGTTGGTGGAGGGGATAACTGAGTGTGGCTAGGGTTGCAATGCGGCGGGGGAGGACAGACGGCTAGGGTTTTGCCTGTCTTGTGGGTTGTCAGGTCGGGCTGTGATCCAGCTTGGGCCTGGCTGGGCCGATGAGGCCAGCACGTGTGCCTGGCCGTGTGATCCTGGCCGGCCGTTACGTGTCTGGCCGACCCATTTTACATGGTAACAATTGTTCCCTCAAAAATAATGTCATACAAAAGGTAATTTCTTTTATAGGAATTTTTTAGGGTGGCCCATTTTACCATTTATATTGTAATCCTATTTACCATTTGCCTGTTTTTTTTGCCGTGGTGGATATCTAATTTATGCTTACGTGCAAATTGTGCTCGACATTAGAAATGCTATCCTGACATTTGTACTACTTTATTAAAAGAAATCTTATATATTAAATGTATAGGAAACTCatataaaaaaatcaaatatataTACGTTATTAAATATGATTAATAAAAATAATTCTGAATACTAAttgtatgaaaataaaagagaTAGGAAAAAACTATAATACTTTGTTGTTGAAGTTTTGTTTGCAAGTTTCTGTAATTCTTTTGGCTAATTTTTCATGTCCTATATAAGTAATTAGTTTGGCGTGTTTAAGCCTGCCCCGGCCGTGCCGTTCCGGACCGGCCCATTTGTCCAGTTGTAATTGTTATTAAGAGTTTACATATATATTTATAGTTTACCCAATTCCCCAAAAAAAGGATGGGATATATACATTAAACATGGTTGATAAAAATATAAAATTCCGTGCTTTGTTATTTCTGGTTTGTTTGCATTTTTGGATAAAAATGTTAAACCGAGGGTATCAACAAAAAATCAGATTAAAAACAAATATACTTTGTTATTTCTGGTTTGTTTGCATTTTTTAATTATTGTTGGACAATTTTGCATAGCCtataaaaataatttaaaaacatttAAGCAATTTCAGATGAATACTTACGTTTCCATGAACATTATAGAGAAAATAGTCGTGTTACTAAATTGATTTTAGTAGAACATTTTCATAGTATAATGAAAAAAATATTTTATTACATTGAAAATAGTTGTGTTAGTAAAATGATTTAAGCATCTAGATATTGTAATATAATtaaatgtattttttttatttcggATAAATTAGTTGTGTTATCACATTTAGTTATTTATATTTCAGTATATATATAAAGCGATGGGTTCAAACATACTCACTGATGTAACGATGACAGACCGTACTGAATCACCACGAGAAGAGGTGCATATGACTAACCTTCCTATACATTTATATTATAGATGATATTACGAAAGGTCTATTTTTTAATTTATTTGTTCTTTCATAAATTAGGAGACATGTATATGAACTTTGGAGATGCACAGAAAAAATCCGTTGATGGCTCAGTCAGGACGTCGTTGAAAGGGGACCAAAATTCATCTACATTTTTACAAAATAATAATGTGAAGCGGTGATATATCATAACAAACCAAAAAAGGATGCCAATCTAAATATTATCCAATAaggtattttttaaaaaattatcatCAATATTTTCTTTGTGAGATTGCCTATTGTAGTCGGCTAAATTTGCTCATTTTGGAAAACTAAGTAGACTCACATTTGTATTATGTCTACAGACTATGTTTGTACCCCTAGAGATATTAGAGTCATCGAATTAATAAAGTCTGCCCCAAGAATACCCAGTTCGTGGACATTGGAGATGCCTTGTTAGCAACCGACGATTTGAAATGCCTTATAAAAAATGATATGTTCTTACATGACGGTGTAAGACCAATTGCACAAAGTTTGTAATCAATAATATGAACATTATATAATATCATAAAATATAAATATATTCTAAATGTTGTTTACAGGTGATAAATGCTTACATATATTGTATGCTTGCTCACGACCATCTACAAGACAGAGCGGGTGAAAAGGTACACATTATTAGCACGTTTGTATCTGGTCAGATAAAAGAAGAAGGTGAAAGAGACATCGACCCATCAAAATATCGTCGCATCGTGCGTCATGTTAATACTTATCTACAGCAAGATATGGTTAGTTTTTGTCTTGTTATCCATGCATATAATTATGGATTGTTTGTATTTAGTTCATATGTCTAATGATTTATTAATAATTATATCTAATTGTGACTGTGATTTGTATGATATTTACACCAGTtattcattccgattaacatgccgGGCTACCATTGGTATCTAGCAGTCGCTAATGCCAAAAAACGAGAGATCCAAGTATTAGACTCACTTGGTGAGAATGTCAAACGCAATGACCTTGCTACTACGGTAACTATCTATTTTTTTACTCATCTTAACATTTGTTTTGTTTGACTTCATCCCTAACATTTCTCATATGATAGTTACGGGGGCTCGAGAAATGGCTGAAACTTGCATAGCAGAGTCGGGAGTTTATCAGAGGTGATAAGTGGCCCGATCTCAATGTTACAAAATGGACGGTTGAAGAGCAAGTTTAGGAGGCAATACGAACCGATGGGTAAGCAATTGTTAAAATGGTTTGTTTATTTGATTCATCTGTGTGATATTCTAAAGCATTATTTTATAATATTATAGTGTATCATGTGGATTGTTTATACTAAATTATATGGGATATTGGACATCACATGGACTGTCAGACCAATTCACCCAGGTATTTCATTTTTATACATTATCTTGTTATTTTATCTAAAAATATTATATAATTTTTGTATACAATTTTTGTAGGAGGATATGAAACAATTTCGTCAAAAATTAGCAGTCATTTTGCTCGATTCAGAGCTTAATAAGctaaaagtgttggaaatatgccctagaggaaataataaaagtattattattatatttccttgttcatgataattgtcttttattcatgctataactgtattatccggaaatcgtaatacacgtgtgaatacatagaccacaatatgtccctagtgagcctctagttgactagctcgttgtgatcaacagatagtcatggtttcctggctatggacattggatgtcgttgataacgggatcacatcattaggagaatgatgtgatggacaagacccaatcctaagcatagcacaaagatcgtgtagttcatttgctagagctttgccaatgtcaagtatctcttcctttgaccatgagatcgtgtaactcctggataccgtaggagtgctttgagtgtatcaaacgtcacaacgtaactgggtgactataaaggtgcactacaggtatctccgaaagtatctattgttttatgcggatcgagactgggatttgtcactccgtgtaaacggagaggtatctctgggcccactcggtaggacatcatcatatgcgcaatgtgaccaaggagttgatcacgggatgatgtgttatggaacgagtaaagtgacttgccggtaacgagattgaacaaggtattggataccgacgatcgaatctcgggcaagtaaaataccgctagacaaagggaattgtatacgggatcgattgagtccttgacatcgtggttcatccgatgagatcatcgtggaacatgtgggagccaacatgggtatccagatcccgctgttggttattgaccggagaacgtctcggtcatgtctgcatgtctcccgaacccgtagggtctacacacttaaggttcgatgacgctagggttataaaggaagcttgtatgtggttaccgaatgttgttcggagtcccggatgagatcccagacgtcacgaggagttccggaatggtccggaggtaaagatttatatataggaagtcctgtttcggccatcgggacaagtttcggggtcatcggtattgtaccgggaccaccggaagggtcccgggggcccatcgggtggggccacctgccccggggggccacatgggctgtagggggtgcgccttggcctacatgggccaagggcaccagccccaagaggcccatgcgcaaggaaacttggagagggaagagtcctaaaaggggaaggcacctccgaggtgccttggggaggatggactcctccccatccttagccgcaccccttccttggaggagggggcaaggctgcgccctccccctctcccttggccctatatatagtggggaaaaggaggagcaatcatacctaaggcctttggttgcctccctctccctcccgtgacacatctcttctcccgtaggtgctcggcgaagccctgcgggattgccacgctcctccaccaccaccacgccgttgtgctgctgttggatggagtcttcctcaacctctccctctctccttgctggatcaaggcgtgggagacgtcaccgggctgtacgtgtgttgaacgcggaggtgccgtccgttcggcaccaggatcatcggtgatctgaatcatgatgagtacgactccatcaaccccgttcacttgaacgcttccgcttagcgatctacaagggtatgtagatgcaaactctcctctctttctactcgttgctggtctctccatagatagatcttggtgatacgcgtaggaaaattttgaatttctgctacgttccccaacagtggcatcatgagctaggtctattgcgtagattctttgcacgagtagaacacaaagtagttgtgggcgttgatgttgttcaatatgcttaccgttactagtccaatcttgtttcgacggtattgtgggatgaagcggcccggaccgaccttacacgtactcttacgtgagacaggttccaccgattgacatgcacttggtgcataaggtggctagcgggtgccagtctctcccactttagtcggaacggattcgatgaaaagggtccttatgaagggtaaatatcaattggcatatcacgttgtggtcttgcgtaggtaagaaacgttcttgctagaaacccatagcagccacgtaaaacatgcaacaacaattagaggacgtctaacttgtttttgcagggtatgctatgtgatgtgatatggccaaaggatgtgatgaataaatatatgtgatgtatgagattgatcatgttcttgtaataggattcacgacttgcatgtcgatgagtatgacaaccggcaggagccataggagttgtctttattttttgtatgacctgcgtgtcattgaagaacgccatgtaaactactttactttattgctaaacgcgttagttatagaagtagaagtagtcgttggcgtgacaacttcatgaagacacgatgatggagatcatgatgatggagatcatggtgtcatgccggtgacaagatgatcatggagccccgaagatgaagatcaaaggagctatatgatattggccatatcatgtcactacactatttgattgcatgtgatgtttatcatgtttatgcatcttgtttacttaggacgacggtagtaaataagatgatcccttacaaaatttcaagaagtgttctcccctaactgtgcaccgttgctacagttcgtcgcttctaagcaccacgtgatgatcgggtgtgatggattcttacgttcacatacaacgggtgtaagacagttttacacagcgaaaacacttagggttaacttgacgagcctagcatgtgcagacatggcctcggaacacggagaccgaaaggtcgagcatgagtcgtatagaagatacgatcaacatgaagatgttcaccgacgttaactagtccgtctcacgtgatgatcggacacggcctagttgactcggatcatgtaatcacttagatgactagagggatgtctatctgagtgggagttcataagatgaacttaattatcctgaacatagtcaaaagaccttttgcaaattatgtcgtagttcacgctatagttctactgttttagttatgttcctagagaaaatatagttgaaagttgaaagtagcgattatgcggacagtagaaagcttatgtccttaatgcaccgctcagtgtgctgaaccccaaacgtcgtttgtggatgttacgaacatcagacatacaagttttgataactacgtgatagttcaattaaatggtttaagtagaggcaccaaagatgttttcgaaacgtcgcggaacatatgagatgtttcgagggctgaaattgagatttcaggcttgtgcccacgtcaagaggtataagacctccgacgattttcttagcctgcaaactaaggagagaagctcaattgttgagcttgtgctcagattgtctgagtgcaacaatcacttgaatcaagtgggagttgatcttccagatgaaatagtgatagttcctccgaagtcattaccaccaagctg from Triticum aestivum cultivar Chinese Spring chromosome 3B, IWGSC CS RefSeq v2.1, whole genome shotgun sequence includes these protein-coding regions:
- the LOC123072129 gene encoding uncharacterized protein produces the protein MAYYIYVNIKTLCHPSSPSLLSLRLDQEDDFRGLRCVGKNHQELEFLSVINAYIYCMLAHDHLQDRAGEKVHIISTFVSGQIKEEGERDIDPSKYRRIVRHVNTYLQQDMLFIPINMPGYHWYLAVANAKKREIQVLDSLGENVKRNDLATTLRGLEKWLKLA